The DNA window TAATAGACTCATTTGAAAATGGTAAAGTAAAATTTAGATAAAAAATCAGAGATTTCTCTGATTTTTTTGCTTTAAAATGCCTTGTCTTTAGATTATCATAGTATCATAAGGTGAGTTGATTTATCTAGCTGATAAGTAGTATAATATTTTTAGAGTTTATAAATACCTATTAAATAAATGTTTGCTAGTTAGGTAATATGCTTTTATACAGTGGGAATAATAAGGCAGAAGGTAGGGGAGAGATATTATGATATTTTATTGGGAAAAAATTTTGATACCATATGAACAAGCTGTAGAGGAGCTTAAGGTCAAATTTAAAGGTATAAGAAATGAATATAGAAGACTTGATGAATATTCTCCTATTGAATTTGTTACTGGTAGAGTAAAGGCTATTTCTAGTATCTTAGATAAGGCCAGACGAAGAAATGTACCCCTAGAAAGAGTTGAAGAAGAGATTGAGGATATTGCTGGGATACGTATCATGTGTCAGCTAGTAGATGACATTGAAAAGGTTGTTGAGCTTATAAGGAGCAGAGATGGCAAGGATTTAAGAATTGTAGAGGAAAGAGATTACATAACTAATATTAAAGAAAGTGGATATAGAAGCTATCACATTATCATTAAATATAAAGTTCATACTGTTTTTGGTGAGAAGGAAATATTAGCAGAAATACAAATAAGAACATTGGCTATGAACTTTTGGGCTACTATTGAACATTCCCTAAATTATAAGTTTTCTAGAAATATACCAGAGGATGTAAAGGAACGGCTTAAAAATGCAGCCGAGGCAGCATTTTTACTTGATCAAGAGATGTCTGAAATTAAAGATGAGATTACTGATGCTCAAGAAATTTTTCAGCTAAAATCATCATTGATTGTCGATATATTGAAAAAGATTCAAAACCTTTATTTTACTGGAAAGATTAAGGAAATAGAGGGTATTCAAGAAAGATTCCTTGTGCTTCAGGAGCATGGAAGTGTAGCTGAACTGAGAAGGTTTAGCAAAGAACTAGATGAGATGCTCTAATATTTAATATTTTTTAGCATGTTTTGGTTAATATTTTGTTTTTAGGGTAACATAATAGAAAATATTAATATTGGGGGAAAGACAATGGATAGAATTGAAAAGAATTTTAAGTATTTTTTAGATAAGTATGGAGATATATACGAGGCATATGAAAATTATGGACAAAAGGTACATAATGACGGTGGACCCCTTGATGAAAAGACTCGCTGGCTAATAAAGACAGCAATTTCAGCAGCGTGTAAGCATCATTATTCCGTAAGAACTCATATTAGAAAGGCTCTAAAAAATGGATGTACAAGAGATGAAATCGAACATGCACTTATGCTAGTAGCACCAACAGCAGGCTTTCCTGCATTTATGGAAGCGCTTATGTGTCTAAGAGAAGAACTTGATGAGGATGCATTATAAGAACGGCAAATTAGAAAGCTACTGAAAAAGTCTATTTATGTCATTCTGAGCGTTAGCGAAGGATCTCTCTTATATTGGAAACATAAGATTCTTCGACTGCGTTTCAGAATGACAGGCAATAGAATTAAAGTTTTTCAGTAGTCTTCGATTTAGCCGTTTTTATTTTTAATAGTATATATTATATTCATAGCAAAATCCTTAGCGTATTCTTCAATATTGGGCAGCTTTATAATAGAGCCTTTATCATTTGCAGTAGCCATCAGGGAAAAATAAGGTGGAAGTCTGAAGGTTTTATTTATATTTAATGCGCTGATCAGCTGTTTTGCAACTGAATCGCTGCCAGAGTTTCCTGATACTATAATACTAAAAATACTTTTATCGTAAAACTTAGTTTTTCTGAAAAGAGCTGTTAATCGATTGATTACAGCAGAAAGATTTGCAGAGATAGCATCGTTATAATTAGGACAAATCCAGATTATAATATCTGAATGCAGTATAGAGGGATACACCTCTTCTACCATAATTCCTCCGTAAAAACAGCTAGTTTGCTGTCCATAGTGCTTGCAAACCTTATATGGACATCCGATACAATCCTTTACTGTACCATTTTCTATATGTATTTCATTGATAGGATAGTCCACTAAATGTTTTTTTACCATATCCCAAAGCATTAAGGTATTTGACGTTTTTCTATTACTTGCATGAAGAACTAATATCTTTGGATTTTCCAAAGGTATAGGCTTATAATCATTTAATCTCATGCTGAGGGCCTTGCAGCTTTCAATGCATACATCAATAAGTGGCTTTTTAGATACCTTCTGTACAGTTAAAAAATTTCTTAA is part of the Proteiniborus sp. MB09-C3 genome and encodes:
- a CDS encoding GTP pyrophosphokinase family protein, whose amino-acid sequence is MMIFYWEKILIPYEQAVEELKVKFKGIRNEYRRLDEYSPIEFVTGRVKAISSILDKARRRNVPLERVEEEIEDIAGIRIMCQLVDDIEKVVELIRSRDGKDLRIVEERDYITNIKESGYRSYHIIIKYKVHTVFGEKEILAEIQIRTLAMNFWATIEHSLNYKFSRNIPEDVKERLKNAAEAAFLLDQEMSEIKDEITDAQEIFQLKSSLIVDILKKIQNLYFTGKIKEIEGIQERFLVLQEHGSVAELRRFSKELDEML
- a CDS encoding carboxymuconolactone decarboxylase family protein — translated: MDRIEKNFKYFLDKYGDIYEAYENYGQKVHNDGGPLDEKTRWLIKTAISAACKHHYSVRTHIRKALKNGCTRDEIEHALMLVAPTAGFPAFMEALMCLREELDEDAL
- a CDS encoding NAD(P)H-dependent oxidoreductase; translation: MKDLYIIVPEKPSDILDKMINAVSADWNPIIIEDEHNIPDLRSKKIVFAVELNGAGISLGLDKILTEIFNKGKQALHDSTGSILIHSDTELYTKTVAQDIIFLSNQMGLSFLGRPLVEATGSLRNFLTVQKVSKKPLIDVCIESCKALSMRLNDYKPIPLENPKILVLHASNRKTSNTLMLWDMVKKHLVDYPINEIHIENGTVKDCIGCPYKVCKHYGQQTSCFYGGIMVEEVYPSILHSDIIIWICPNYNDAISANLSAVINRLTALFRKTKFYDKSIFSIIVSGNSGSDSVAKQLISALNINKTFRLPPYFSLMATANDKGSIIKLPNIEEYAKDFAMNIIYTIKNKNG